A window of the Cyanobacteria bacterium FACHB-DQ100 genome harbors these coding sequences:
- a CDS encoding transporter substrate-binding domain-containing protein has translation MRKRFVAVLSWSWVGAQWFVSPSLFAADLQTIVQRNRLIVAVKDNVCPLGFRDAQGRLQGFEIEIAQRLAQALLGRPTAIEFKAVSNRDRLSAVTGETVDFAIARVTVNASRARIVAFSEPYYLDGTGIITKSAAIQAQRDLTSQTIAVLNNASTIAALRYQFPQVKLIGAESYSAGKQLIESGQAIGFAADVSVLAGWVQEFPEYRILPFRASTEPLAIVFPKGLESDELRRRVDQLLRQWKSEGWLQQRATYWGLP, from the coding sequence ATGCGAAAGCGATTCGTCGCAGTTCTAAGTTGGTCATGGGTGGGGGCGCAGTGGTTTGTGTCCCCATCTTTGTTTGCGGCAGATTTACAAACGATCGTTCAGCGCAATCGTCTGATCGTGGCGGTAAAAGATAATGTCTGTCCGCTGGGATTTCGTGATGCTCAAGGCAGGCTTCAAGGCTTTGAAATTGAGATCGCGCAGCGTCTAGCACAAGCATTACTTGGACGACCGACCGCGATCGAGTTTAAGGCTGTGAGCAATCGCGATCGGCTGTCGGCTGTCACCGGCGAAACCGTTGATTTTGCGATCGCCCGTGTCACCGTCAACGCTTCTCGCGCTCGAATTGTTGCCTTCAGTGAACCGTACTATCTCGATGGAACCGGGATCATTACAAAAAGCGCGGCAATTCAAGCTCAACGGGATTTGACTAGTCAAACGATCGCGGTTCTGAACAATGCCAGCACGATCGCAGCTTTGCGCTATCAGTTTCCCCAAGTCAAGCTCATCGGTGCTGAGTCCTACAGTGCCGGGAAACAGTTGATTGAATCAGGACAAGCGATCGGCTTTGCGGCAGATGTCAGCGTTTTAGCAGGGTGGGTGCAGGAATTTCCTGAATACCGCATCCTACCGTTCCGGGCTTCAACCGAGCCGTTAGCGATCGTATTTCCCAAAGGACTCGAATCCGACGAGCTGCGCCGCCGTGTGGATCAACTCCTGCGCCAATGGAAATCCGAAGGTTGGTTACAGCAGCGTGCTACCTATTGGGGTCTCCCTTGA
- the rpmI gene encoding 50S ribosomal protein L35, producing MPKLKTRKSAQKRFKATGGGKIQRRRTHGNHLLFHKSMSRRRRIAGGDLVNERDEANVRLMMPYL from the coding sequence ATGCCGAAGCTGAAAACCCGTAAATCTGCACAAAAGCGTTTCAAAGCCACAGGCGGCGGAAAGATCCAGCGCCGTCGCACTCATGGAAATCACCTTTTGTTTCACAAGAGTATGAGCCGCCGCCGCCGGATTGCAGGCGGAGATTTAGTTAACGAGCGGGATGAAGCAAACGTTCGGTTGATGATGCCTTATCTGTAA
- the rplT gene encoding 50S ribosomal protein L20, with protein sequence MARVKRGNVARKRRKKILKLAKGFRGSHSRLFRTANQQVMKALRNAYRDRRKKKRDFRRLWITRINAAARQQGISYSQLIGKLKKADILINRKMLAQLAVLDPAGFAKVVEKAVQA encoded by the coding sequence ATGGCACGGGTGAAGCGCGGCAATGTAGCTCGAAAACGCCGCAAAAAGATTTTGAAACTCGCAAAGGGCTTTCGTGGCTCTCACTCTCGGTTGTTCCGCACCGCAAATCAGCAAGTGATGAAAGCGCTCCGCAATGCGTATCGCGATCGTCGCAAGAAGAAACGCGATTTTCGTCGCTTGTGGATCACGCGGATCAACGCGGCAGCACGTCAGCAAGGCATCAGCTACAGCCAACTCATTGGTAAGCTGAAGAAAGCAGACATTCTCATCAATCGCAAGATGCTGGCGCAACTGGCGGTTCTTGATCCAGCCGGATTTGCAAAAGTCGTCGAAAAGGCAGTTCAAGCCTAA
- a CDS encoding FecR domain-containing protein → MSRKLFLAITSLLLGMGAASCGTAYALTPLTSAEIREIVRRVQFVPKGQPARAAVLSEMMRPEDALHTMRSSRVGLRFNDGSWARVGEMAIFRFVPGTRNFRLTNGTVLLLIKPGQGRTTIDTPNASAGVRGSALFVRYDEQTETTVVGALTNNPAGPMEILDNTTGRKLPLEAGQMAIVDPLGIRLFNFDMHRFYETSDIVRGLDLQRRDAQPSPDPGIAAVQAETAQALKEQQPLSGPVIENPRMVQLSPPVATPVTTPAQPSTPAQNSDERQPSQPSTPAATPANPPSDVTSSSATPATPATPASTPGSSKPTTAPQTNSGSTSQGSPAGQPTGGTSTGNPTTTGTQPRGRQVIEQSIPDRGIKAPETSTVPNAPSGTTPSTNSNPPSGSTSAPNSSNGLGTSNPSNPSGTTPTTPPSPTTNSGSSTSTNGTAPPILPGGSTAGGSNPSPSTPVTPAATPSNSANPPAGTIVSPPPNTPVTPAATPSNSANPPAGTIVSPAPSTPVTPSPSSVATPNPNPNPTTNTPINPASTPTPAVINPTSPPSPPAPPVSTPPPAPIVVPPATPPIENPTPPEPLKNSGQPNLSPQPLEITPSQGAVGTPQPNPVDNSTPPLVSDPPTSPPVLPIQPPVTPTTPPVQPDPPTQPPTPESSAPPTPAPEPVQNSR, encoded by the coding sequence ATGTCTCGCAAATTGTTCCTCGCAATCACGTCACTCTTACTCGGAATGGGTGCTGCATCCTGCGGTACTGCCTATGCCCTAACTCCGCTTACCTCTGCTGAAATCCGGGAAATTGTGAGGCGAGTTCAATTTGTTCCCAAGGGGCAGCCTGCTCGCGCTGCTGTGCTGTCAGAAATGATGCGTCCAGAGGATGCGCTTCATACGATGAGGTCTTCGCGGGTCGGGTTGCGCTTCAACGACGGTTCTTGGGCACGAGTCGGAGAAATGGCAATCTTCCGCTTTGTGCCTGGAACCCGGAACTTTCGCTTGACAAACGGCACCGTGTTATTGCTGATCAAGCCAGGACAGGGACGAACCACGATCGACACTCCCAACGCTTCAGCCGGAGTCCGTGGCTCAGCCCTATTTGTCCGATACGATGAGCAGACAGAAACGACGGTAGTGGGTGCCTTGACCAACAACCCTGCTGGCCCAATGGAAATCCTGGACAATACGACCGGACGCAAACTACCGCTAGAAGCGGGACAAATGGCGATCGTCGATCCGCTCGGCATTCGCCTGTTCAATTTTGATATGCACCGTTTCTACGAAACGAGTGATATTGTGCGCGGCTTAGATTTGCAGCGTCGAGACGCTCAGCCTAGCCCAGACCCAGGCATTGCAGCCGTACAAGCTGAGACTGCTCAAGCCCTAAAGGAACAACAGCCACTAAGTGGGCCAGTGATTGAGAACCCCAGAATGGTGCAGCTATCCCCTCCAGTAGCAACGCCTGTCACGACTCCGGCTCAGCCTTCTACTCCGGCTCAAAATTCTGATGAGCGCCAACCTTCTCAGCCTTCTACGCCAGCGGCAACTCCTGCTAATCCGCCCAGTGATGTTACAAGCTCCAGCGCCACCCCAGCAACGCCAGCAACACCAGCCTCAACCCCTGGTTCATCCAAACCCACCACTGCACCTCAGACGAACTCTGGTAGTACCTCGCAAGGCTCACCTGCTGGACAACCAACGGGGGGAACTTCAACGGGCAATCCAACCACGACAGGTACGCAGCCCCGTGGAAGACAAGTCATTGAGCAGTCGATCCCAGATCGCGGAATAAAGGCTCCTGAAACCTCCACTGTTCCAAATGCCCCTAGCGGAACTACCCCTTCGACCAATTCCAACCCGCCCTCTGGATCGACTTCTGCTCCTAATAGTTCCAATGGCTTAGGCACTTCTAATCCGTCCAATCCATCTGGTACGACTCCTACAACCCCTCCTTCCCCAACCACGAACTCTGGTTCCTCAACTTCAACAAACGGTACAGCTCCCCCAATTCTCCCAGGCGGTAGCACTGCTGGCGGTTCAAATCCGTCTCCCAGCACTCCAGTTACTCCTGCCGCAACTCCCAGCAATTCAGCTAATCCTCCTGCTGGAACGATCGTGAGTCCGCCTCCCAACACCCCAGTCACTCCTGCCGCAACTCCCAGCAACTCAGCTAATCCTCCTGCTGGAACGATCGTGAGTCCGGCTCCTAGCACTCCAGTCACTCCTTCCCCAAGCTCGGTCGCTACTCCCAATCCGAACCCAAATCCAACAACCAATACACCGATCAATCCTGCATCCACACCCACTCCAGCCGTCATTAATCCGACTTCTCCACCTAGTCCTCCCGCGCCCCCAGTCTCAACCCCCCCCCCTGCCCCAATAGTAGTCCCCCCCGCAACTCCCCCGATCGAAAACCCCACACCTCCAGAACCCCTAAAAAATTCTGGACAGCCTAATCTCTCTCCGCAGCCTTTAGAGATTACGCCATCGCAAGGGGCAGTTGGAACGCCTCAACCCAATCCAGTAGACAATTCAACACCACCTCTGGTCAGCGATCCGCCCACCTCCCCTCCAGTCCTGCCAATTCAGCCGCCTGTAACTCCTACAACGCCGCCCGTACAACCAGATCCCCCAACTCAGCCTCCAACGCCTGAATCATCAGCGCCTCCCACACCTGCTCCAGAGCCAGTCCAAAATTCTAGATAG
- the rimP gene encoding ribosome maturation factor RimP: MAHPLIPQILEVAAPVAESIDLEVVHAVFQTNQSPPVLRIDVRNKQDDTGLDDCERMSRALEPLLDELIPDQYVLEVSSPGIPKTLTSDREFVSFRGFPALVTTSEPFQGHIYWEGNLIRRDETNVYISKKGRTIALPRAIVSSVQLTESEE, encoded by the coding sequence ATGGCGCATCCTTTGATTCCTCAAATTTTGGAAGTGGCGGCTCCGGTGGCGGAGTCGATCGATCTTGAAGTGGTTCATGCTGTGTTTCAAACGAATCAAAGTCCGCCCGTGCTGCGGATCGACGTGAGAAACAAGCAGGACGATACGGGACTGGATGACTGTGAACGCATGAGTCGGGCGCTGGAGCCACTTTTGGACGAATTGATCCCGGATCAGTATGTCCTCGAAGTGTCGAGTCCCGGTATCCCGAAAACCTTGACGAGCGATCGAGAATTTGTCTCGTTCCGGGGGTTTCCAGCGCTGGTCACAACGTCTGAACCGTTTCAAGGCCACATTTACTGGGAAGGCAATCTGATTCGACGTGACGAAACGAACGTCTATATCAGCAAAAAAGGACGCACGATCGCACTGCCAAGAGCGATCGTGTCAAGCGTTCAACTAACCGAAAGCGAAGAATAA
- the nusA gene encoding transcription termination factor NusA: protein MSMVALPGLKDMIDGISRERNLPKLSVQAALKEALIKGYERFRRTQRIDGDGFDEEYFDNFEVELDVEEEGFRVLATKTIVEEVTNPDHQISLTEVQEVAAEAQTGDTVVLDVTPDQGDFGRMAAIQTKQVLAQKLRDQQRKLIQEEFQDLEGTILQARVLRFERQSVIMAVVSGFGQPEVEAELLKRDQLPNDNYRANATFRVYLKKVSEGSHRGPQLLVSRADAGLVVYLFENEVPEIQDDVVRIVAVAREANPPSRHVGPRTKIAVDTLERDVDPVGACIGARGSRIQAVVNELRGEKIDVIRWSPDPATYIANALSPARVDEVRLVDPEGRQAHVLVGEDQLSLAIGKEGQNVRLAARLTGWKIDIKDSRKYDAAAETEKIAAVIEARRQSQPPVDEYEDEEFYDEEEETAPALETELEEQQA from the coding sequence ATGTCAATGGTCGCTTTGCCCGGACTCAAAGACATGATCGACGGCATCAGCCGTGAACGCAACTTACCGAAGCTCTCGGTTCAAGCAGCGCTCAAAGAAGCCCTGATAAAAGGCTATGAGCGTTTCCGCCGCACTCAGCGCATCGATGGCGATGGATTTGACGAAGAATATTTCGATAACTTCGAGGTCGAACTCGATGTCGAAGAAGAAGGTTTCCGTGTACTGGCAACCAAAACGATCGTCGAAGAAGTCACAAACCCGGATCATCAAATCTCTCTTACTGAGGTTCAAGAAGTCGCCGCTGAAGCGCAAACGGGTGATACAGTTGTTCTGGATGTCACGCCGGATCAAGGTGATTTCGGTCGCATGGCAGCGATTCAAACCAAACAAGTCTTAGCGCAAAAGCTCCGAGACCAACAGCGCAAACTCATTCAAGAAGAATTCCAGGATTTAGAAGGCACAATTTTACAAGCGCGAGTGCTGCGGTTTGAGCGTCAATCGGTCATCATGGCAGTCGTCAGCGGATTTGGTCAGCCAGAAGTTGAAGCCGAATTACTAAAGCGAGACCAGCTACCCAACGATAACTACCGCGCTAATGCTACCTTCCGGGTGTATCTAAAGAAAGTCAGCGAAGGCTCTCATCGCGGCCCGCAATTGCTAGTTTCTAGAGCGGATGCAGGCTTAGTCGTCTACCTGTTTGAGAACGAAGTGCCTGAGATCCAAGATGATGTTGTGCGGATTGTGGCAGTTGCCCGTGAAGCAAATCCGCCCTCGCGCCATGTTGGTCCTCGCACTAAAATCGCCGTAGACACTTTGGAACGCGATGTTGATCCTGTAGGTGCTTGCATTGGAGCGCGTGGCTCTCGCATCCAAGCGGTAGTCAACGAACTGCGAGGAGAAAAAATTGACGTGATTCGCTGGTCACCTGATCCCGCTACTTACATTGCCAACGCACTGAGTCCAGCCCGCGTCGATGAGGTTCGCCTCGTTGATCCCGAAGGTCGTCAGGCGCATGTTTTAGTGGGAGAAGATCAACTCAGCTTAGCGATCGGCAAAGAAGGTCAAAACGTCCGCCTCGCTGCTCGTCTCACTGGCTGGAAGATCGACATCAAAGATAGCCGCAAATACGATGCGGCGGCTGAAACCGAGAAAATTGCAGCCGTGATCGAAGCTCGTCGTCAATCCCAACCCCCGGTTGACGAATACGAGGACGAGGAATTCTACGACGAAGAAGAGGAAACTGCACCAGCCTTGGAGACGGAACTCGAAGAACAGCAGGCTTAA
- a CDS encoding tetratricopeptide repeat protein, protein MDSIASPILYISLLLVLLSSAVFFVARQVLKTRRVESAFTRLQNKLSKEKGTAEEYYELGSILLDKRLFTQAIAQYQKAIKLETLEGQDLAAVYNAMGFAYFAQEQYDLAIRQYKEALKLLPEYVTALNNLGHAYERKQLAAPALEIYEQALELEPTNQTAKRRADALRKRLVPSA, encoded by the coding sequence ATGGACAGCATAGCCTCCCCAATTCTTTACATTTCCCTTTTGCTGGTTTTGCTTAGTAGCGCCGTCTTTTTTGTCGCTCGGCAAGTCCTCAAAACTCGTCGCGTTGAGAGTGCCTTTACTCGCCTGCAAAACAAGCTGAGCAAAGAGAAAGGCACAGCCGAAGAGTATTACGAACTTGGCAGCATTCTGCTCGACAAGCGGTTATTTACTCAGGCGATCGCTCAATATCAGAAAGCGATTAAGCTTGAAACGCTCGAAGGTCAAGACCTTGCTGCTGTGTATAACGCAATGGGATTTGCCTACTTTGCTCAAGAACAGTACGACCTAGCGATTCGGCAGTATAAAGAAGCGCTAAAGCTCTTGCCAGAGTATGTCACGGCGCTGAATAACCTCGGTCATGCCTATGAGCGCAAACAACTGGCAGCTCCAGCGCTGGAAATATATGAGCAAGCGTTAGAGCTTGAGCCGACTAACCAAACTGCAAAACGACGTGCCGATGCTTTGAGAAAGCGGCTTGTCCCGTCAGCATAA